Proteins encoded in a region of the Triticum dicoccoides isolate Atlit2015 ecotype Zavitan chromosome 3A, WEW_v2.0, whole genome shotgun sequence genome:
- the LOC119273648 gene encoding uncharacterized protein LOC119273648 has product MAASPHLLVFLVVALAASGSNGAVAAAGDHDDVQLRKVDLSQAIEVLSRYRPETTDAETLKRAVAVVNREAQRYWKPIFNNVNKVMHSGANDCTKEEAFAAAKALLNRELGQGPDAIKMDFEYV; this is encoded by the coding sequence ATGGCGGCGTCCCCCCACCTACTCGTCTTCCTCGTTGTGGCGCTCGCGGCCAGCGGCAGCAACGGCGCCGTCGCCGCTGCGGGCGACCATGACGATGTGCAGCTGCGGAAGGTAGACCTGTCACAGGCCATCGAGGTCCTTTCCCGCTACCGCCCGGAGACCACTGATGCAGAGACCCTGAAGCGGGCCGTGGCGGTGGTGAACCGGGAGGCGCAGCGGTACTGGAAGCCCATCTTCAACAACGTCAACAAGGTGATGCACAGCGGCGCCAACGACTGCACCAAGGAGGAGGCGTTCGCCGCGGCCAAGGCGCTGCTCAACCGCGAGCTCGGGCAAGGCCCGGACGCCATCAAGATGGACTTCGAGTACGTGTGA
- the LOC119273267 gene encoding uncharacterized protein LOC119273267: FAMAAFRLLFLVLSCVAAGCNSVVAVAVDDQPLPQQEFCIASSSSSCPEAAVDAEPLKEETSVMYKEKASSFFRHDGRTIKVDFVLPASNSIAAAGDEDLQLRQEAMAQAITVLSRYSPETTDQQTLKRAMGVVNLEAQRWKPIFRAVNRVLESGADDRTKEEAFAQARVQLNRDLGQEGPNALKLDFRFL; the protein is encoded by the coding sequence TTCGCCATGGCCGCCTtccgcctcctcttcctcgtcctttcCTGCGTCGCCGCTGGCTGCAACAGTGTTGTCGCTGTCGCGGTCGACGACCAGCCGCTGCCGCAGCAGGAGTTCTGCATTGCGTCGTCTTcttcttcatgcccggaagctgccGTCGACGCTGAGCCGCTCAAGGAGGAGACCAGCGTGATGTACAAGGAGAAGGCCAGCTCGTTCTTCAGACATGATGGTCGCACCATCAAGGTCGACTTCGTACTCCCCGCCAGCAACAGCATAGCCGCCGCTGGGGACGAGGACCTGCAGCTGCGGCAGGAAGCCATGGCGCAGGCCATTACGGTCCTCTCCCGCTACAGCCCAGAGACCACCGACCAACAGACGCTCAAGCGGGCGATGGGGGTGGTGAACCTCGAGGCTCAGCGGTGGAAGCCCATCTTCAGGGCCGTCAACAGGGTGCTGGAGAGCGGCGCCGACGACCGCACCAAGGAGGAGGCGTTCGCCCAGGCCAGGGTGCAGCTCAACCGCGACCTCGGCCAAGAAGGTCCCAACGCCCTCAAGCTCGACTTCCGCTTTCTGTGA